A single region of the Saprospiraceae bacterium genome encodes:
- a CDS encoding AAA family ATPase — MDFIEIAGYKSIKEAKVELKPINILIGANGAGKSNFISFFEFLNNLYEQKLEEYVGLNGGVDKMLFQGQKITQKIKAYLSFKNGLNAYEFVLQPGHDSFIFTSENLLYRGSPYNIQHYSPTSRLKTAGIPRARYIRSYLNQLKKYHFHDTGKNSPFNHLSSLQNDIYFLYEEGNNLAAFLFSIQEQYPKVYRRIIRMIQSIAPFFSDFFFHPNKVNLVRLQWTDKYSSTTYGATDLSDGTIRFIALTVLFLQPNLPETLIIDEPELGLHPTAIAKLAGMIKSVANRGTQVIIATQSSDLVSHFLPEDIITIDQVDGESRFNRLQEDDLSAWLEDYSIGDLWKRNIISGGQP; from the coding sequence ATGGATTTTATTGAAATCGCTGGATACAAATCTATCAAAGAAGCCAAGGTAGAACTAAAACCTATTAATATTTTAATAGGCGCAAATGGTGCTGGGAAAAGTAACTTCATCAGCTTTTTTGAGTTTTTAAATAATTTATATGAGCAAAAGCTTGAAGAGTATGTAGGCTTGAATGGAGGGGTAGATAAAATGCTTTTCCAAGGGCAAAAAATCACTCAAAAAATTAAGGCATATTTATCCTTTAAAAATGGATTAAATGCTTATGAATTTGTATTACAGCCTGGACATGATTCATTTATATTTACAAGTGAAAATTTGTTGTATAGAGGGTCGCCATACAATATACAACACTATTCACCTACATCTCGATTAAAGACTGCGGGCATACCACGTGCAAGATATATAAGATCTTATCTTAATCAATTAAAAAAATATCACTTTCACGATACAGGGAAAAATTCTCCATTTAATCATTTGAGTAGTCTTCAAAATGACATCTATTTTCTTTATGAAGAAGGAAATAACCTAGCAGCTTTTTTATTCTCTATTCAAGAACAATATCCTAAAGTCTATAGGCGGATCATTAGAATGATTCAGAGTATTGCTCCATTCTTTTCTGATTTTTTTTTCCATCCAAATAAAGTAAATCTTGTACGCCTCCAATGGACTGATAAGTATAGCTCAACAACTTATGGAGCAACCGATCTATCTGATGGTACGATTCGTTTTATTGCATTAACAGTGTTGTTTTTGCAGCCTAATTTGCCTGAAACTCTGATTATTGATGAACCAGAATTAGGACTCCATCCAACTGCGATTGCAAAACTCGCAGGAATGATTAAAAGTGTAGCAAATAGAGGGACACAAGTGATAATAGCTACCCAATCTTCAGACCTTGTAAGTCATTTCTTGCCTGAGGATATAATAACCATCGATCAAGTGGATGGTGAAAGTAGGTTTAATCGCTTGCAAGAAGACGATTTATCTGCTTGGTTGGAGGATTATTCGATTGGAGATCTTTGGAAGAGGAATATTATATCTGGAGGTCAACCATGA
- a CDS encoding DUF4377 domain-containing protein, translating into MRYFLYSLIGFLFLTACRSGKESTSGDSPGVLSLLIGPLRVDCVGVGPQLCYLVKEELEDDWTNFYAEIAGFTYEPGYNYEVLVEKTKVPNPPADGAAFRYRLLKVLQKQKATSSILHDIWVVQAIEGKSLKGLSNFPRMEMMPEEGRMLGFTACNDVSARLKVAPNRIAFSEVSYTEKLCPDVQDIESQFLKALDRIDRYEVKNLELFLFAGEVELMKLRKVD; encoded by the coding sequence TTGCGGTATTTTTTATATTCATTAATCGGATTCCTTTTTCTAACGGCTTGTCGTTCCGGCAAGGAATCCACCAGTGGGGATTCCCCGGGTGTGCTCAGTCTATTGATTGGCCCTCTAAGGGTAGATTGTGTAGGCGTGGGCCCTCAATTATGTTATTTGGTTAAAGAGGAACTGGAAGATGATTGGACCAATTTTTATGCAGAGATAGCGGGGTTTACCTACGAACCTGGTTATAATTATGAGGTCTTGGTCGAAAAAACCAAGGTACCTAATCCACCAGCGGATGGTGCAGCTTTTCGGTATCGCTTATTGAAGGTATTGCAAAAGCAAAAAGCGACAAGCTCTATTCTCCACGATATTTGGGTGGTACAGGCCATTGAGGGCAAGTCGTTGAAAGGCCTCTCCAATTTTCCTCGGATGGAAATGATGCCTGAAGAGGGGCGGATGTTGGGTTTTACGGCCTGTAATGATGTCAGTGCCAGGCTAAAGGTCGCTCCCAATCGCATTGCTTTTAGCGAGGTAAGCTATACGGAAAAACTTTGCCCTGATGTGCAGGATATAGAAAGCCAATTCTTAAAGGCATTAGATCGAATAGATCGTTACGAAGTAAAAAACCTTGAACTGTTCCTTTTTGCTGGAGAGGTGGAACTCATGAAGTTAAGGAAAGTAGATTAG
- a CDS encoding DUF4276 family protein, with amino-acid sequence MKRLKIICEGQTEREFCNDVLYPHFLQRNISIITPLIEKTNGGIVKWSTLKTEIENHLKQDRGVYVTTLIDLYGIKDSHNFPGWAASNEVVDKPDRMTYLEEQMKSEISPSLRYRFIPYIQLHEFEGILFNNIEVFDNNFELEEILNRNELITTINTHPNPELINDGATTAPSKRLKRLIKGYNKVVYGAMLAKEIGLNNIRAKCSRFDNWINQLEGI; translated from the coding sequence ATGAAGAGACTGAAAATAATTTGTGAAGGTCAAACGGAGAGAGAATTTTGCAATGATGTTTTGTACCCGCATTTCTTGCAAAGGAACATATCGATTATAACTCCTTTAATTGAAAAAACTAACGGAGGTATTGTTAAGTGGTCCACATTGAAGACTGAAATTGAAAATCACTTAAAACAAGACCGGGGGGTATATGTTACAACTTTGATTGATTTGTATGGAATAAAAGACAGCCATAATTTTCCAGGGTGGGCTGCTAGCAATGAAGTTGTTGATAAACCGGATAGGATGACTTATTTGGAGGAGCAAATGAAAAGTGAAATTTCGCCTAGTCTACGTTATAGGTTTATTCCATATATTCAACTACATGAGTTTGAGGGAATTCTTTTTAATAATATTGAAGTTTTTGACAATAATTTTGAGCTAGAAGAGATATTAAACCGTAATGAATTAATCACAACGATAAATACCCACCCTAACCCAGAATTAATTAATGATGGAGCTACAACAGCTCCGTCAAAGAGGTTAAAAAGACTTATTAAAGGGTATAACAAAGTAGTTTATGGGGCAATGTTAGCTAAAGAAATTGGATTAAATAATATAAGGGCAAAATGTTCCAGGTTTGACAACTGGATTAATCAGTTGGAAGGTATTTGA
- a CDS encoding pseudouridine synthase, translating into MKKSGNNRKRKTDLGGRNKGRKEEVKKFNKDDRKRTDRTVRKKVEKASVKKITKEESVPIDVEGMRLNKYVAHCGVASRRQAAELIKEGLVKVNGEVVKEPGYQVQKGDEISCKDQPLRPEIRLVYILMNKPKDVITTLKDEKGRRTVIDLLMGKVKERIFPVGRLDRDTTGLLLLTNDGDLAEKMTHPRYQMKKIYYASLDKDLTKADLEKIGLGVNLEDGLAPVNWVQYLPDQPKTEVGLEIHMGRNRIVRRIFEHLGYEVKKLDRIYLGGLTKKDLKRGWWRHLTEQEIIMLKHFNK; encoded by the coding sequence ATGAAAAAGTCCGGTAATAATAGAAAGCGGAAAACGGATCTGGGGGGACGCAATAAAGGACGTAAAGAGGAGGTGAAAAAATTCAATAAGGACGATCGCAAGCGGACAGATAGGACGGTCCGCAAGAAGGTAGAGAAAGCGTCTGTAAAAAAAATAACAAAAGAAGAATCAGTTCCTATCGATGTAGAGGGCATGCGTCTTAATAAATATGTGGCACATTGCGGGGTGGCCTCCAGGCGCCAGGCAGCCGAGCTCATCAAGGAAGGTTTGGTGAAGGTGAATGGTGAAGTAGTGAAGGAGCCAGGGTACCAAGTGCAGAAAGGAGATGAAATAAGCTGTAAGGATCAGCCCTTGCGCCCCGAAATTCGCTTGGTTTATATTTTAATGAACAAGCCCAAGGATGTGATCACTACGCTAAAGGATGAAAAGGGGCGTCGGACCGTTATTGATCTTTTAATGGGCAAGGTCAAGGAACGCATTTTTCCGGTTGGCAGATTGGACCGTGACACGACGGGCTTATTACTCCTCACCAATGATGGAGATTTAGCCGAGAAAATGACCCACCCTCGGTATCAAATGAAAAAGATATACTACGCTAGCCTGGATAAAGACCTAACCAAAGCTGACCTTGAAAAAATAGGCTTGGGGGTCAATCTCGAAGATGGACTTGCTCCTGTCAATTGGGTACAATACCTTCCGGATCAACCCAAAACGGAAGTGGGACTGGAAATCCACATGGGCCGTAATCGGATCGTGCGACGGATTTTTGAACATTTGGGGTATGAGGTGAAAAAATTGGATCGTATTTACCTGGGAGGACTGACCAAAAAGGATCTCAAAAGAGGCTGGTGGCGGCACCTCACCGAACAGGAGATTATCATGCTGAAGCATTTTAATAAATGA
- a CDS encoding VCBS repeat-containing protein, protein MLKYRLKLPSISLLLFILTALCLATSGFSQSHPSFNGRNNFFSLGTAQHRTASISMADVDGDGDLDAVVANGRHWPEQNYVFILTKGGYKICRPLGEEMSATYATPLADLDGDGDLDILTGNDMSPNRIFLNDGLGHFTEKGYFGHLMAPTRSLTLADINGDQYIDVLITNRGAPNEICFNDGKANFDRCIPFGNAEDSTIDVIAEDMDKDGDMDLVLANRDGQQNYIYLNRGDGHFDDEGIPFGTGSDETRSVAVGDLNGDGFLDIVTGNIEEPNVIYFGTKDLNFTQSLTIGTAEESTYHLLLADMDLDGDLDIVTANNGSPCAVYFNENKGTQFAKVLVGAESYDTYQVAVGKINNDDLPDIILANSGDLNLYFLNQKK, encoded by the coding sequence ATGCTAAAATATCGCTTAAAATTACCTTCCATAAGCCTATTGCTATTTATCCTCACCGCTCTTTGCCTAGCCACCTCTGGCTTTTCTCAGTCACATCCATCTTTTAACGGTAGAAATAACTTTTTTTCGCTTGGAACTGCCCAACATCGAACAGCTTCTATCAGCATGGCTGATGTGGATGGTGATGGCGATTTGGATGCCGTCGTGGCCAATGGCCGTCATTGGCCGGAGCAAAATTACGTCTTTATTTTGACAAAAGGCGGGTATAAAATTTGTCGCCCATTGGGTGAGGAAATGTCGGCAACCTATGCTACTCCCCTGGCAGACCTAGATGGTGACGGGGATTTGGATATCCTTACTGGCAACGATATGTCACCCAATCGGATATTTTTAAATGACGGATTGGGGCATTTTACAGAGAAAGGATATTTCGGTCATTTAATGGCGCCAACCAGAAGCCTCACCCTTGCCGATATCAATGGCGATCAATACATCGATGTTTTGATAACCAACCGGGGAGCACCCAATGAGATTTGCTTTAATGATGGAAAAGCCAATTTTGATCGTTGCATTCCTTTTGGAAACGCAGAGGATTCTACCATTGATGTGATAGCCGAAGATATGGACAAAGATGGAGATATGGATTTGGTGTTGGCTAATCGAGATGGTCAGCAAAACTATATCTATTTGAATAGAGGAGATGGTCATTTTGACGACGAGGGTATTCCTTTTGGCACGGGGAGTGATGAAACCCGGTCGGTAGCAGTAGGCGATCTCAATGGCGATGGATTCCTGGATATTGTTACCGGAAATATAGAAGAGCCCAATGTCATCTATTTTGGTACAAAGGATTTGAATTTCACCCAATCTTTGACCATCGGTACTGCTGAAGAAAGCACCTATCATCTCTTGCTAGCCGACATGGACCTGGACGGGGATTTAGATATCGTTACCGCTAATAATGGCTCTCCGTGCGCGGTTTATTTTAATGAAAACAAAGGGACGCAATTTGCTAAAGTCTTGGTTGGAGCAGAAAGCTATGATACGTACCAAGTGGCCGTCGGAAAAATCAATAACGATGACCTTCCTGATATCATATTGGCTAATTCGGGTGACCTCAACTTGTATTTTCTAAATCAAAAAAAATAA
- a CDS encoding phage integrase N-terminal SAM-like domain-containing protein, with the protein MAKTQNKSFLPARLVKGHLWYVVFYQVDSYSSQRIRLRETHDLNCIPDPDDRLHKARFIIAQINAKLPFGYPFEEAFREEPAYANIVDAIAVAENIKCQSDRAKTVEAYQSMAAIFNEFLVKQEWTDMAIGSFQRKHALAFLDYAVFTRKMGNRTYNNYLERMKAFFKGLKEREYVAHNPFEKFRRKKLSGKQRRAFSKR; encoded by the coding sequence ATGGCTAAAACACAGAACAAGTCCTTTCTTCCAGCTCGATTAGTCAAAGGTCATCTGTGGTATGTTGTTTTTTATCAGGTGGATTCCTACTCAAGCCAGCGCATACGCCTGCGTGAAACCCACGACCTGAATTGCATACCTGATCCCGACGATCGCCTGCACAAAGCACGGTTCATCATTGCCCAGATCAACGCCAAGCTGCCCTTTGGCTATCCTTTTGAGGAAGCTTTCCGGGAAGAACCGGCCTATGCCAATATTGTGGATGCTATTGCGGTGGCAGAAAACATCAAATGCCAGTCGGACCGGGCTAAAACGGTGGAAGCCTACCAATCAATGGCGGCCATCTTTAATGAATTTCTGGTAAAGCAGGAGTGGACGGATATGGCCATTGGCTCTTTTCAGCGAAAGCATGCCCTGGCTTTTCTGGATTATGCGGTCTTCACTCGCAAGATGGGTAATCGTACTTACAACAATTACCTGGAGCGCATGAAGGCTTTTTTCAAGGGGCTGAAGGAAAGGGAGTACGTTGCCCATAACCCTTTCGAAAAGTTCAGAAGGAAAAAGCTGAGTGGCAAACAGAGGCGTGCTTTTAGCAAACGTTAA
- a CDS encoding glycosyltransferase family 39 protein, with protein MNPNLTSAFKTGVLRPSSVRIPRKDFWAPITTSLVMILFCLVVSPQRTFWNDEVFSWFFVADPSFSHMLQAFNDKLNNTPLLYFALGWGWSQLFGAGELSLRLFSCLGFCVAYFIIWIVLHKRFGFWPATIATTSVFMTSSIILYQIHEARMYGLYLALAAGALYLYDAAGKQKKVGWKLVLLTFLIHTAIMHTHLFGMFYVAAFLGASVVRDIIQKNWQPWIYAAMLAGGATFIFYYPAFVIQADAGSPRSWLPLPGIEAMEDYLLLQNTSFVSASVFVIIGIWLLVQHWLFPYLYQEIKQERPNLANFYSMQVISFFLLMVPIGTWVLSYLIRPIHWDRYLIPTTIGVAILVAFLVELLFFPYSETTSNPWRDPKYKSSARLWNYQIIPVMVTVLFLLNPIHKILFYDLTANQDVFFSVAKKYPQLPIIVQTSEFLEIYYNATPENKDRFFFMLDEVAASKKGSGAFDLQFNKHMEAFKRQYPDYFKNQIIKTDDFLQSHSRFLIIDYPHYDKQCPYLVESTADGSWFSETHCPQWVEYRILSNPDYQVTVLQSGFEPVPLPVKESYKSIAILLVERKGDIHKN; from the coding sequence ATGAACCCAAACCTAACAAGCGCTTTCAAAACCGGAGTATTACGTCCTTCATCTGTTAGGATTCCCAGGAAGGACTTCTGGGCACCCATCACGACCAGCCTAGTGATGATCCTTTTTTGTCTGGTGGTTTCTCCGCAGCGAACTTTTTGGAACGATGAAGTTTTTTCGTGGTTCTTCGTAGCCGATCCTTCTTTTAGCCATATGCTCCAGGCCTTTAACGACAAACTCAATAACACACCTTTGCTTTACTTTGCCCTGGGCTGGGGCTGGAGCCAGCTTTTTGGTGCTGGTGAACTTTCTCTTCGCTTGTTTTCATGCCTTGGCTTTTGTGTGGCTTATTTTATAATCTGGATCGTTCTGCACAAAAGATTCGGTTTCTGGCCAGCCACGATCGCAACGACAAGTGTCTTCATGACCTCCTCTATTATTCTCTACCAAATCCATGAAGCGCGTATGTATGGTCTTTATCTGGCACTGGCGGCAGGCGCCTTATACCTGTACGATGCAGCGGGCAAGCAAAAAAAAGTAGGCTGGAAATTGGTACTCCTTACCTTTCTTATCCATACAGCCATCATGCACACGCATCTTTTCGGCATGTTCTATGTAGCTGCTTTTTTAGGTGCTTCCGTCGTGCGGGACATCATCCAAAAAAATTGGCAACCATGGATATATGCCGCCATGCTGGCGGGAGGAGCAACCTTCATTTTCTATTATCCCGCCTTTGTCATACAGGCAGATGCTGGCTCTCCCCGTAGTTGGCTTCCGCTCCCTGGAATTGAAGCGATGGAGGACTATTTACTGTTACAAAATACCAGTTTTGTGAGCGCCTCTGTCTTTGTTATCATCGGCATTTGGCTGCTGGTTCAACATTGGTTATTTCCCTATTTATACCAGGAGATAAAACAGGAGCGCCCAAACCTGGCAAACTTCTATTCCATGCAGGTCATTTCATTTTTCCTCCTTATGGTACCTATTGGCACGTGGGTGCTCTCTTATCTGATCAGGCCCATACATTGGGACCGATATTTGATACCCACCACCATCGGGGTGGCAATCTTGGTGGCCTTCCTGGTGGAATTACTGTTTTTTCCTTATTCAGAGACAACCTCCAATCCCTGGCGCGACCCCAAATACAAATCGTCGGCCCGCCTGTGGAATTACCAGATTATCCCGGTGATGGTCACTGTACTCTTTTTGCTCAACCCCATCCATAAGATATTATTTTATGATCTGACTGCCAACCAGGACGTGTTTTTTTCAGTAGCAAAAAAGTATCCTCAGTTGCCTATCATTGTTCAAACATCCGAATTTTTGGAAATATACTACAACGCGACGCCTGAAAATAAGGATCGTTTTTTCTTTATGCTGGATGAAGTAGCTGCCTCAAAGAAAGGAAGCGGTGCTTTCGACTTGCAGTTTAATAAGCACATGGAGGCGTTTAAGCGCCAGTACCCCGACTATTTTAAAAACCAAATTATTAAAACCGATGATTTCCTCCAATCTCATTCCCGGTTCCTCATCATCGATTATCCACATTACGATAAACAATGTCCCTATCTGGTCGAGTCCACTGCAGACGGCTCCTGGTTTTCTGAAACCCATTGTCCGCAATGGGTCGAATACCGAATTTTATCCAATCCCGACTACCAGGTAACCGTCCTGCAATCCGGTTTTGAACCCGTTCCCCTGCCCGTGAAAGAAAGTTACAAATCAATCGCCATTTTGCTCGTCGAGCGAAAGGGAGATATTCATAAAAATTAA
- a CDS encoding ROK family protein has product MKKEVVVGIDLGGTSTKVGFVTAEGEVLAIQRFDTHGHEDFSAFIERLGQVFDQLLKTCPGIAIKGIGIGSPNANYFTGQMMNPPNFSWGKRVPLAKSVGERLGLPAVITNDANAAALSENLYGLGIGLSDFVVLTLGTGLGSGIVVNNKLLLGQDGIAGEMGHVNVRPDGRKCNCGLSGCLETYVSVTGIKRTVFKLVADLPMPSKMRSYSYDDLTGLMITEAALEGDPIAKEAFAYTGEILGTKLADTVAYLSPQAIILTGGLTKAGDLLLDPTRAAMEDRLFHMYRGKVKLMISEVGGEHDAVLGAAALAWQEFAKE; this is encoded by the coding sequence ATGAAAAAAGAGGTTGTAGTCGGCATAGATTTAGGCGGCACTTCTACCAAAGTGGGCTTCGTCACGGCGGAAGGTGAGGTCTTGGCTATTCAGCGATTTGACACGCATGGTCATGAAGATTTTAGTGCTTTTATTGAGCGACTTGGTCAAGTATTTGATCAATTGCTAAAAACTTGTCCTGGAATAGCTATCAAAGGTATCGGCATAGGATCTCCGAATGCCAATTACTTCACCGGTCAAATGATGAACCCTCCCAATTTCAGTTGGGGGAAACGGGTTCCCCTGGCCAAATCAGTAGGCGAACGCCTCGGGCTTCCGGCTGTCATTACCAATGATGCCAATGCTGCGGCCTTGAGCGAAAACCTCTATGGTTTGGGCATAGGCCTGAGTGACTTTGTGGTATTGACCTTAGGCACTGGTTTAGGTAGTGGGATTGTGGTCAACAACAAGTTATTGCTTGGCCAGGACGGGATTGCGGGAGAAATGGGACATGTCAATGTAAGACCCGATGGCCGTAAATGCAATTGCGGATTGAGTGGCTGCCTGGAAACCTATGTCTCCGTAACGGGTATTAAACGAACAGTTTTCAAATTAGTAGCCGATTTGCCGATGCCAAGCAAGATGCGCTCTTATTCCTATGATGATTTGACTGGCCTCATGATCACGGAAGCCGCCTTGGAAGGCGATCCAATTGCGAAGGAAGCCTTTGCCTATACTGGCGAGATTTTAGGAACTAAATTGGCGGATACGGTTGCCTATCTCAGCCCCCAAGCGATTATCCTGACGGGAGGATTGACCAAAGCAGGTGACCTTTTGCTCGACCCAACCCGAGCAGCCATGGAAGATCGCCTGTTTCATATGTATAGAGGTAAAGTAAAGCTTATGATCTCTGAAGTCGGCGGCGAACACGATGCAGTGTTAGGTGCGGCGGCCCTTGCCTGGCAAGAGTTTGCTAAGGAATAA
- a CDS encoding glycosyltransferase: protein MEKVSSPINPVIACFSPTLVRQLALHEQRRDAHWGRHFSAASNSLFYKGTTFRHLNHLLPQQTILELGGGKGYFTQQLRKVCLGQNHITTINFSEASAEGTNYGRNKDELEAPSFDLAVGIDLLDSDNYFAFFQSVYQLLKPSGQLILFQKQSRSLWGKWSQNSPVLPSREQLLEAISEAGFIEAQVRNYDFVYGPLAGLAPRFLRNMSVLLENTPGIQHFSDSLIISLQKPPRQKLQPVTSLCFHPELKGAFSVVIPCHNEEMNVGPLLADLKGFYQDYLHEIILVDDNSTDGTAKLLQSMAALDPLIKPLFRKPPNGVGLAIADGLQAATGKYVLTMDCDFQHLLPELKDMFEAAAQGYDVVVGSRFSRHSVLLDYPLAKIVANRGFHLLAKLLLRKNFRDLTNNLKIMRRTVVDNLQLTQPGFGANAETGFKPLLMGYSVKEIPMSWINRTPEMGVSSFKLMKVGSGYVKVLWELCKQTRFGSRQLPLESSGLNGTK from the coding sequence ATGGAAAAGGTATCCAGCCCCATTAATCCGGTAATCGCTTGTTTTTCTCCTACCTTGGTACGACAATTGGCCTTGCACGAGCAACGCCGTGATGCCCATTGGGGTCGCCATTTCTCCGCTGCTTCGAATTCGTTATTCTACAAAGGTACCACCTTCCGCCATCTCAATCATTTACTTCCGCAACAAACTATTCTTGAACTTGGCGGCGGGAAAGGATACTTTACCCAACAACTCCGCAAAGTTTGTCTTGGGCAAAACCATATTACTACTATTAATTTTTCAGAGGCATCGGCCGAGGGGACAAATTACGGGAGGAATAAAGACGAGTTGGAAGCACCTTCATTCGACCTGGCAGTAGGTATTGACCTCTTGGACAGCGATAATTATTTCGCCTTTTTTCAAAGTGTCTATCAGTTGTTAAAACCATCCGGGCAGCTGATCCTCTTTCAAAAGCAAAGTCGCTCGTTATGGGGGAAATGGTCACAAAATAGTCCTGTATTGCCAAGTAGAGAACAACTACTGGAAGCGATCTCCGAAGCCGGTTTCATTGAGGCCCAGGTTAGAAATTACGATTTCGTGTATGGTCCGTTGGCAGGTTTGGCTCCTAGGTTTTTGCGCAATATGTCCGTTCTCCTGGAAAACACACCCGGCATTCAGCATTTCAGCGATTCCCTGATCATCTCTCTGCAAAAGCCCCCACGGCAAAAATTGCAGCCAGTAACCTCTCTTTGTTTTCACCCCGAATTAAAAGGTGCTTTTTCGGTTGTCATTCCTTGCCATAATGAAGAAATGAATGTGGGCCCACTCCTTGCCGACTTAAAAGGCTTTTACCAGGATTACCTGCACGAAATCATTCTGGTTGATGATAATAGCACCGATGGCACCGCAAAATTACTCCAGTCGATGGCAGCGCTGGACCCTTTAATAAAACCTTTGTTTCGAAAGCCTCCCAATGGAGTGGGGCTGGCCATTGCCGATGGGTTACAGGCGGCCACCGGAAAGTATGTCCTCACGATGGACTGTGATTTCCAACATTTGCTCCCGGAGCTAAAAGATATGTTTGAGGCGGCCGCCCAGGGTTATGACGTCGTTGTCGGTAGTCGCTTCTCGCGCCACAGTGTACTGCTCGACTACCCCCTTGCCAAGATCGTTGCCAACCGCGGGTTTCATCTGCTGGCCAAACTCCTCCTCCGCAAAAACTTTCGCGATTTGACCAACAACCTAAAGATCATGCGCCGAACCGTGGTGGACAACCTGCAACTCACGCAACCTGGCTTCGGAGCAAATGCAGAAACAGGCTTCAAACCCTTGCTAATGGGTTATTCCGTCAAGGAAATCCCCATGTCCTGGATCAATCGCACCCCAGAAATGGGCGTATCCTCCTTCAAACTCATGAAAGTGGGCTCGGGCTACGTAAAAGTATTATGGGAACTTTGCAAACAAACGCGTTTTGGAAGTCGCCAATTGCCCCTTGAATCATCAGGGTTAAATGGGACGAAATAG